From a single Pelodiscus sinensis isolate JC-2024 chromosome 4, ASM4963464v1, whole genome shotgun sequence genomic region:
- the LOC112543565 gene encoding uncharacterized protein LOC112543565: protein MSQPPDNTQPSPSSQDQPGGSQDPARGRKRRAPTWSSAEIVDLIEVWGEASNVHDLRTSHRNAAVYGRMAASLVARGHQRSWEQVRWKINDLRQSYSWACLPGADPEAYSHFQALDRLLGAHAVPAPRDVIHPAAEGPLPETEEEEEEEEGSESQEPAGSLPRTRDPRGTPQSRLPVSSEAGEASTSAAPGTAGRTTPPAAAVRARGSRRARNQEEYQRRHLRFLEQQLRI from the exons atgagccagccacccgataacacccagccctccccctcttcccaggaccagcctggtggctcccaggaccctgcccggggccgcaagaggcgggcgcccacgtggtctagtgcggagatcgtggacctcatcgaggtttggggggaagcctccaatgtccacgatctccgcactagccacaggaacgcggcagtctacggccgcatggctgccagcctggtcgccaggggccaccagcgcagctgggagcaggtgcgctggaaaatcaacgacctgcggcagtcctactcctgggcctgcctgccaggggccgacccggaggcgtactcccacttccaggctctggaccgcctcctgggggctcatgctgtccctgccccccgggacgtgatacaCCCCgcggcagagggaccgctcccagagacggaggaggaggaagaggaggaggagggctccgagagccaggagcctgccggcagcctgcccaggacccgggacccccgaggcaccccacagagccgcttgcctgtgtcatccgaggccggggaggcgtccacat ccgcagcacctgggactgcagggcgcaccaccccgcctgcagcagccgtccgcgcccggggcagcaggagagccaggaaccaggaggagtaccagaggaggcacctccggttcctggagcaacagctccgtatctag